Proteins from one Streptomyces sp. NBC_00289 genomic window:
- a CDS encoding steroid 3-ketoacyl-CoA thiolase — protein sequence MAAEPVIVEAVRTPIGRRGGALANLHPAYLLGETYRELLGRTGIPADCVEQIVGGTVTHAGEQSMNPARTAWLTVGLPYETAATTVDCQCGSSQQASHMVANMIAAGVIDVGISCGIEAMSRVPLGSGSKHGPGKPFPDEWNVDLPNQFEAAERIARHRGLTRENVDALGLASQERAAAAWSEERFKRETFAVQVPTTEEEQRAGQGMWRLVDRDEGLRDTSTDALAALKPIMPTAVHTAGNSSQISDGASAIMWASKRMARALKLRPRARIVAQALVGADPHFHLDGPIDATKAVLGKAGMSLKDIDLVEINEAFASVVLSWAQVFEQNLDKVNVNGGAIALGHPVGATGARLITTALHELERADKEFALVTMCAGGGLATGTIIQRL from the coding sequence ATGGCCGCGGAACCCGTGATCGTCGAAGCCGTACGCACTCCCATCGGCAGGCGCGGCGGCGCGCTCGCCAACCTGCACCCCGCCTACCTGCTGGGCGAGACGTACCGAGAACTCCTCGGTCGGACCGGCATCCCCGCCGACTGTGTCGAGCAGATCGTCGGCGGCACGGTCACCCACGCCGGCGAACAGTCCATGAACCCCGCGCGGACGGCCTGGCTGACGGTCGGGCTGCCCTACGAGACGGCGGCGACGACCGTCGACTGCCAGTGCGGATCCTCGCAGCAGGCCTCCCACATGGTGGCCAACATGATCGCGGCGGGCGTCATCGACGTGGGCATCAGCTGCGGCATCGAGGCGATGTCGCGGGTGCCGCTGGGATCGGGCTCCAAGCACGGACCCGGGAAACCGTTCCCGGACGAGTGGAACGTCGACCTCCCCAACCAGTTCGAGGCGGCGGAACGGATCGCCCGGCACCGGGGCCTGACCCGGGAGAACGTCGACGCCCTGGGCCTCGCCTCCCAGGAACGCGCAGCGGCCGCCTGGTCGGAGGAGCGGTTCAAACGGGAGACCTTCGCCGTCCAGGTGCCGACGACGGAGGAGGAACAGCGGGCGGGCCAGGGCATGTGGCGACTGGTCGACCGCGACGAGGGGCTGCGCGACACGTCGACCGACGCGCTGGCCGCACTCAAACCGATCATGCCCACAGCCGTGCACACGGCGGGCAACTCGTCGCAGATCAGCGACGGGGCGTCGGCCATCATGTGGGCGTCGAAGCGGATGGCGCGGGCGCTGAAACTGCGCCCACGGGCGCGGATCGTCGCTCAGGCGCTGGTCGGAGCGGACCCGCACTTCCACCTGGACGGACCGATCGACGCCACGAAGGCCGTGCTCGGCAAGGCGGGCATGTCCCTGAAGGACATCGACCTCGTCGAGATCAACGAGGCGTTCGCGTCGGTGGTGCTGAGCTGGGCGCAGGTCTTCGAACAGAACCTGGACAAGGTCAACGTCAACGGCGGCGCCATCGCCCTGGGCCACCCGGTCGGGGCGACGGGAGCACGGCTCATCACCACGGCCCTCCACGAACTGGAGCGCGCCGACAAGGAGTTCGCCCTGGTGACCATGTGCGCCGGAGGCGGCCTCGCCACCGGCACGATCATCCAGCGACTGTAG
- a CDS encoding transglycosylase SLT domain-containing protein: protein MFVSRIARRIATPKKALTAAALAAATTGMVLTSAPAQAATSSAPQAQAIAHKLIPSAAQYNAFSKIVQHESGWNVTAKNSSSGAYGLVQALPGSKMASAGSDWKTNAATQIKWGLDYMNSRYGSPAAAWSFWQSNGWY from the coding sequence GTGTTCGTCTCCCGCATCGCCCGTCGCATCGCCACCCCGAAGAAGGCCCTCACCGCCGCCGCGCTGGCCGCCGCCACCACCGGCATGGTCCTCACCTCGGCTCCGGCCCAGGCCGCCACTTCGTCGGCCCCCCAGGCCCAGGCGATCGCGCACAAGCTGATCCCGAGCGCCGCGCAGTACAACGCCTTCAGCAAGATCGTCCAGCACGAGAGCGGCTGGAACGTCACCGCCAAGAACTCCTCGTCCGGCGCCTACGGCCTGGTCCAGGCCCTGCCCGGCTCGAAGATGGCCTCGGCCGGCTCCGACTGGAAGACCAACGCCGCCACCCAGATCAAGTGGGGCCTGGACTACATGAACTCCCGCTACGGCAGCCCGGCCGCCGCCTGGAGCTTCTGGCAGTCCAACGGCTGGTACTGA
- a CDS encoding cytochrome P450 — MPCPALPDGFDFTDPDLLQHRVPLPEFAELRRAEPVRWIPQSDNVAGFQDEGYWAVTRHADVKFVSTHPEIYSSTLNTAIIRFNDHIERDTIDAQRLILLNMDPPEHTRVRQIVQRVFTPRAIRALEDNLRTRAHTIAQTALAHSGPFDFVTQVACELPLQAIAELIGIPQDDRAKIFDWSNKMISYDDPEYAVTEEVGAQSAAELIAYAMNMAAERKQCPAKDIVSTLVAAEDEGNLASDEFGFFVLMLAVAGNETTRNAITHGMHAFLTHPEQWERYKRERPETAAEEIVRWATPVNAFQRTATQDTELGGKQIRKGDRVGVFYASANHDPDVFDDPDTFDITRDPNPHLGFGGGGPHYCLGKSLAVLEIDLIFNAIADALPNLTLAGDPRRLRSAWINGVKELQVSAD; from the coding sequence ATGCCCTGTCCAGCGCTGCCCGACGGGTTCGACTTCACCGACCCCGACCTGCTGCAACACCGCGTGCCCTTGCCGGAGTTCGCCGAACTGCGCCGGGCCGAACCGGTCCGCTGGATCCCGCAGTCGGACAACGTGGCCGGCTTCCAGGACGAGGGCTACTGGGCGGTGACCCGCCACGCCGACGTCAAGTTCGTCTCCACGCACCCGGAGATCTACTCCTCGACCCTCAACACGGCGATCATCCGCTTCAACGACCACATCGAGCGCGACACGATCGACGCGCAGCGCCTGATCCTGCTGAACATGGACCCGCCGGAGCACACCCGGGTCCGCCAGATCGTGCAGCGCGTGTTCACCCCGCGCGCCATCCGGGCCCTGGAGGACAACCTCCGCACCCGCGCCCACACCATCGCGCAGACCGCCCTCGCCCACTCCGGGCCCTTCGACTTCGTCACCCAGGTCGCCTGCGAACTGCCCCTCCAGGCCATCGCCGAGCTCATCGGCATCCCGCAGGACGACCGGGCCAAGATCTTCGACTGGTCCAACAAGATGATCTCGTACGACGACCCGGAGTACGCCGTCACCGAGGAGGTCGGCGCCCAGTCCGCCGCCGAACTCATCGCCTACGCCATGAACATGGCCGCCGAGCGGAAACAGTGCCCCGCGAAGGACATCGTCAGCACGCTCGTCGCGGCCGAGGACGAGGGCAACCTCGCCTCCGACGAGTTCGGCTTCTTCGTGCTGATGCTCGCCGTCGCCGGCAACGAGACGACCCGCAACGCCATCACCCACGGCATGCACGCCTTCCTCACCCACCCCGAGCAGTGGGAGCGGTACAAGCGGGAACGCCCGGAGACGGCCGCCGAGGAGATCGTCCGCTGGGCCACCCCGGTCAACGCCTTCCAGCGCACCGCCACCCAGGACACCGAACTCGGCGGCAAGCAGATCAGGAAGGGCGACCGGGTCGGTGTCTTCTACGCCTCCGCCAACCACGACCCCGACGTCTTCGACGACCCGGACACCTTCGACATCACCCGTGACCCCAACCCGCACCTCGGCTTCGGCGGCGGAGGCCCGCACTACTGCCTCGGCAAGTCCCTGGCCGTCCTCGAGATCGACCTCATCTTCAACGCGATCGCCGACGCCCTGCCCAACCTGACGCTCGCCGGCGACCCGCGCCGGCTGCGCTCCGCCTGGATCAACGGCGTGAAGGAACTCCAGGTCAGCGCGGACTGA
- a CDS encoding YoaK family protein — translation MTSESAEAQPRAAEARGVRLVPVLLVLTVVSGLIDAVSYLGLGRVFTANMTGNVVVLGFAAAGAPGFSVAHTLTSLVSFLAGAVVGGRVAVRLGSGSRRTWVRSTLAVEAVLLGASAAVAFADPDASADATVYALISVTAFAMGLRNATVRKLGVPDLTTTVLTMTLTGLASDSRAGGGSGHHSPRRTASVAAMLAGATLGAWLVIHHDLGIPLLIAAVAVAVLAVVASGRE, via the coding sequence ATGACGTCAGAGAGCGCCGAGGCGCAGCCGCGTGCCGCCGAAGCGCGGGGGGTGCGGCTGGTGCCCGTGTTGTTGGTGTTGACCGTGGTCAGCGGGCTGATCGACGCGGTGAGTTACCTCGGCCTCGGACGCGTCTTCACCGCGAACATGACCGGCAACGTGGTGGTGCTCGGCTTCGCGGCGGCCGGGGCGCCCGGATTCTCCGTCGCGCACACCCTCACGTCCCTGGTCTCCTTCCTGGCGGGCGCGGTGGTCGGCGGGCGGGTGGCGGTCCGGCTCGGCAGTGGCTCGCGGCGCACCTGGGTCCGATCGACGCTGGCCGTCGAAGCGGTGCTGCTGGGCGCGTCGGCCGCGGTCGCCTTCGCCGACCCGGACGCCTCCGCCGACGCCACCGTGTACGCCCTGATCTCGGTCACGGCCTTCGCCATGGGCCTGCGCAACGCGACGGTACGCAAGCTGGGCGTCCCCGACCTGACGACGACCGTCCTGACGATGACCCTCACGGGCCTCGCCTCCGACTCCCGGGCCGGCGGCGGCTCCGGCCACCACTCACCCCGCCGTACCGCCTCGGTCGCCGCGATGCTGGCCGGCGCCACACTCGGCGCCTGGCTGGTGATCCACCACGATCTGGGCATCCCGCTGCTGATCGCGGCGGTGGCCGTGGCGGTGCTGGCGGTGGTGGCCTCGGGGCGGGAGTAG
- a CDS encoding ECF transporter S component: MTAAPASVPQARPVRLGPRSLVALALVSAVGVAALTWPFLAPPASQLNAHAQDAPWLFAGLLILLVAVVTATISESGLGPKAVAMLGVLAATGAALRPIGAGTAGIEPMFFLMVLSGRVLGPGFGFVLGSVTMFASALLTGGVGPWMPFQMLAMGWFTMGAGLLPGPDRLRGRAELLLLAAYGFLAAFAYGTVMNLAGWPFMNENASNIAFDPDAAVPANLARFLAYCLATSLGWDLGRALVTVLLTLAVGPAVLKALRRATRRAAFETPVTFDGPAA, encoded by the coding sequence ATGACCGCCGCCCCCGCCTCCGTCCCCCAGGCCCGGCCCGTCCGTCTCGGCCCGCGTTCGCTCGTCGCCCTCGCGCTCGTCAGCGCCGTCGGCGTGGCCGCTCTGACCTGGCCGTTCCTCGCCCCGCCCGCCTCCCAGCTGAACGCCCACGCCCAGGACGCCCCCTGGCTCTTCGCCGGCTTGCTGATCCTGCTCGTGGCGGTGGTCACCGCGACGATCTCCGAGTCCGGCCTCGGTCCGAAGGCGGTCGCGATGCTCGGGGTGCTGGCCGCCACCGGCGCGGCTCTGCGCCCGATCGGCGCCGGGACCGCCGGCATCGAGCCCATGTTCTTCCTGATGGTGCTGAGCGGACGGGTGCTCGGTCCGGGGTTCGGCTTCGTTCTCGGCTCGGTCACGATGTTCGCGTCCGCGCTGCTCACGGGCGGGGTGGGTCCGTGGATGCCGTTCCAGATGCTCGCGATGGGCTGGTTCACGATGGGCGCGGGCCTGCTGCCGGGTCCCGACCGGCTGCGCGGCCGCGCCGAGCTGCTGCTCCTCGCCGCGTACGGCTTCCTGGCCGCCTTCGCCTACGGCACGGTGATGAACCTCGCCGGGTGGCCCTTCATGAACGAGAACGCCTCGAACATCGCCTTCGACCCCGACGCGGCGGTCCCCGCCAATCTGGCCCGCTTCCTCGCCTACTGCCTGGCCACCTCCCTCGGCTGGGACCTGGGCCGGGCACTGGTCACGGTCCTCCTCACGCTCGCCGTCGGACCGGCGGTGCTCAAGGCGCTGCGTCGCGCCACGCGCCGGGCGGCCTTCGAGACGCCGGTCACGTTCGACGGCCCCGCTGCGTGA
- a CDS encoding DNRLRE domain-containing protein — protein sequence MAVTVLDGTGAALAAPPAKAPAKAKKYATEAADIAGARVTARLSGKRVEALSERTETSTTWVNANGSLTTELSAGPVRFQEDGHWRSVDLDLVDDGAGGITPKSHPRGLRLAAGGGTKARSLADTGKAKARDLVTLGEGDQQIALQWKGGLPDPKLDGTRATYVNAVPGADLVVEATRTGFEQYVDIREKPDREGFAYTLPLKAKGLKVEQLKDGSLTFSDKKGKKRASMPAPVMWDAAVDKISGEHTHRAPVKLRVVRHQGSLDLVFTPDAKFLADPATKFPVTVDPSTAALGNVFDTYVQQGETVDWSADTELDLGNPGTTNGDGTPRTARSFITWNTAPISDALVSDAKLSLWNMHSGNTACTAEPWEVWSAGKASTASRWTAQPAWTAKKATSTETKGNPGCTSAPDGWINADVTTLVQEWASAKNATSGMGLRATSETLTAQWKRVNSANAASNPPKLVVTYNYRPRTGTDQQAGPPFFKNTTGTWFVNTTTPTLRDTFVDPNNDKVDGTFQIFDNATGTQVGDVLVSPYVPSGQPASVTVPAGLLTNGKTYKFRTSPYDGTSYNVGWSAYAVFTVDTSAPSAPSSVASTDYPSSQWVKGAGQAGQFTVVPPAGDQNGIEWSLDGTTWTKVATSGTTPVTISVTPPKAGTNTLQVRATDKAENKSEPIGYTFHAGPGGVTLPDDGTRTAARVSLMAEADGAKFDKVAFSWRRGDADSWTAVPAKDVTDNGQTVTSWPLALVSGKSPKLTWNATSTIDPDGAVQVRADFTGPADAAAASDPITVVVDRNADGAASESVGPGTVNLLTGDYTLSDTDAEFFGMTVNRTASSRSPQAGADQQGQAAIFGKEWLSGTVADVVDSDYTEIRKTSATSLDVVTSDGSTITFTANAAANGWVPEPGSEDLTLKGVFTTGSFTLFDTAGTVTTFSKVAAGATTWTVTSSLADGLANSTTKVVSEAVTVDGTTRARPKRIIASTTATTLASCDADPSTKGCRVLEFVYAGTTTATSSAFGDVKDQVSSIKLWATAPGAATSTATPVAAYAYDDSGRLRNTWDPRISPALKTAYTYDGAGRVATLTPPGQLPWTFTYGQAGSNPASGAGMLLKTSRATLTPGSATQTNGTADTNVVYGVPLSGSSAPNDLGAAAIASWGQTDAPTDGTAVFPADQVPSANDGASLGAGAYTRAAVHYLDASGREVDEATPGDHIAVTEYDQFGNTVRALTAANRELALGTTTAQKSRLVDLGINALSSAERAHLLSSASVYDATGTRETDAYGPLRQITLAADLVSGSVTVAAAGSQTMARQHTVKAYDTGRPTDGTAVVKDQVTRQTDGAQPRSWPDLLADPRAVAIGFDWALGQPTSVTNDPGGLAITTTTGYNSQGQVIKTTKPASTGTDAGTTIATYYTGDGTGPCGGKPEWADALCRTTPAGAVTDGGTNPSQLPEKTVEYGLFGQTAKVTETANSVTRTTTTTPDAAGRPKTVTVAGGVGAAVPVTTLSYDSATGLQDKQTSTAGGTIAKTYDQLGREMSYADADGGTTSTQYDALDRPAKVTDSVPSTTTYTYDTAVDPRGLATSVADSVAGTLTARYDADGTMVSQGLPGGFTMKQEQDPAGTPVTRTYTRDSDGTVLVSDSVTSTVQGQVATHTGTPGVTASQSYSYDKAGRLTRVQDTSTDAVCTTRSYTFDKNSNRKTLASATAAVNADCTTTGGTTTSYSYDSADRQVNSGYTYDALGRTTALPGSTVAYFANDLAQQQTAGTQRQTWTLDSNMRFRSWTKETNNAGTWSQTEAKTNHYDSDSDSPRWIVENNTSGALTRNVSGLDGKLAATTTKTGGTVLLLADLHGDITLALPSDIAQAPTVLDADEYGNPRAGQVASRYGWLGDEQRSGETLTGLSLMGARLYNPATGRFLQTDPVTGGSCNAYDYVCGDPVNMVDLDGRMAALALVGAAGLGVSAGTALTIIGVAAVVAIIGLIWWYGKSWAIRKVKYLWKEAKKSGKAKGNDVPDFAKGQRRHSGESLDHATDRVMKHGGYRPPYQKGPRSIYNKVRKYLSRN from the coding sequence AAGGCCAAGAAGTACGCCACGGAAGCAGCCGACATCGCCGGGGCGCGCGTCACCGCCCGGCTGTCGGGCAAGCGGGTCGAGGCGCTGTCCGAGCGGACGGAGACCTCCACCACGTGGGTCAACGCCAACGGCTCGCTGACCACCGAACTCTCGGCCGGACCGGTCCGGTTCCAGGAGGACGGCCACTGGCGCTCCGTGGACCTCGACCTCGTCGACGACGGGGCCGGCGGCATCACGCCGAAGTCCCACCCCCGTGGTCTCCGCCTGGCAGCCGGCGGCGGCACGAAGGCGCGCTCGCTCGCGGACACCGGCAAGGCGAAGGCCCGCGACCTCGTCACGCTGGGAGAGGGCGACCAGCAGATCGCCCTGCAGTGGAAGGGCGGACTGCCCGACCCGAAGCTGGACGGCACGCGTGCCACGTACGTCAACGCCGTACCGGGAGCCGACCTCGTCGTCGAGGCGACCCGGACCGGTTTCGAGCAGTACGTCGACATCCGTGAGAAGCCCGACCGCGAGGGTTTCGCGTACACGCTGCCCCTCAAGGCGAAGGGGCTGAAGGTCGAGCAGCTGAAGGACGGCAGCCTGACCTTCTCCGACAAGAAGGGCAAGAAGCGGGCGTCGATGCCCGCGCCCGTCATGTGGGACGCGGCCGTCGACAAGATCTCCGGCGAGCACACCCACCGTGCGCCGGTGAAGCTCCGTGTGGTGCGGCACCAGGGTTCCCTGGACCTGGTCTTCACCCCGGACGCGAAGTTCCTGGCCGACCCCGCCACGAAGTTCCCGGTCACCGTGGACCCCTCCACGGCGGCCCTGGGCAACGTCTTCGACACCTACGTCCAGCAGGGCGAGACCGTCGACTGGTCGGCCGACACGGAGTTGGACCTCGGCAACCCCGGCACCACCAACGGCGACGGCACCCCGCGTACCGCGCGCTCCTTCATCACGTGGAACACCGCACCGATCTCGGACGCTCTGGTCTCGGACGCGAAGCTGAGCCTGTGGAACATGCACTCGGGCAACACCGCGTGCACCGCGGAGCCCTGGGAGGTCTGGTCCGCGGGCAAGGCGTCCACCGCTTCGCGCTGGACCGCCCAGCCGGCGTGGACGGCGAAGAAGGCCACGTCCACCGAGACGAAGGGCAACCCGGGCTGCACCTCGGCACCGGACGGCTGGATCAACGCCGACGTCACCACCCTGGTGCAGGAGTGGGCCTCCGCGAAGAACGCCACGTCCGGCATGGGACTGCGCGCGACCTCGGAGACGCTGACCGCGCAGTGGAAGCGGGTGAACTCCGCGAACGCGGCGTCCAACCCGCCGAAGCTCGTCGTCACCTACAACTACCGTCCCCGTACCGGTACCGACCAGCAGGCGGGACCGCCGTTCTTCAAGAACACCACAGGCACATGGTTCGTCAACACCACGACGCCCACGCTGCGTGACACCTTCGTCGACCCGAACAACGACAAGGTCGACGGCACGTTCCAGATCTTCGACAACGCGACGGGCACCCAGGTCGGCGACGTCCTCGTGTCGCCGTACGTCCCCTCCGGGCAGCCGGCCTCGGTGACCGTTCCGGCGGGCCTGCTGACCAACGGCAAGACGTACAAGTTCCGCACGTCGCCCTACGACGGCACCAGCTACAACGTGGGCTGGTCGGCGTACGCGGTCTTCACCGTGGACACGTCCGCGCCGTCCGCGCCGTCCTCCGTCGCCTCGACGGACTACCCGAGCAGCCAGTGGGTCAAGGGCGCGGGTCAGGCGGGCCAGTTCACCGTCGTCCCGCCGGCCGGCGACCAGAACGGCATCGAGTGGTCCCTCGACGGCACCACGTGGACCAAGGTCGCCACGAGCGGCACCACCCCGGTGACCATCTCCGTCACCCCGCCCAAGGCCGGGACGAACACCCTCCAGGTCCGCGCGACGGACAAGGCGGAGAACAAGTCCGAGCCGATCGGCTACACCTTCCACGCCGGTCCCGGCGGTGTCACCCTGCCCGATGACGGCACCCGCACCGCCGCCCGCGTCTCGCTCATGGCGGAGGCCGACGGCGCCAAGTTCGACAAGGTCGCCTTCTCCTGGCGGCGCGGTGACGCCGACAGCTGGACCGCAGTCCCCGCGAAGGACGTCACCGACAACGGCCAGACCGTCACGTCGTGGCCGCTCGCGCTGGTCTCGGGCAAGAGCCCGAAGCTGACCTGGAACGCAACCTCGACCATCGACCCCGACGGCGCGGTGCAGGTGCGGGCGGACTTCACCGGTCCGGCCGACGCGGCCGCCGCGTCCGACCCGATCACCGTGGTCGTGGACCGGAACGCGGACGGAGCCGCGTCCGAGAGCGTCGGCCCCGGTACGGTGAACCTCCTCACCGGCGACTACACGCTCTCCGACACCGACGCCGAGTTCTTCGGCATGACGGTCAACCGCACCGCATCCTCCCGTTCGCCCCAGGCAGGGGCCGACCAGCAGGGTCAGGCGGCGATCTTCGGCAAGGAGTGGTTGTCCGGCACCGTCGCCGACGTCGTCGACTCCGACTACACCGAGATCCGCAAGACGTCCGCCACCTCGCTCGACGTGGTCACCAGCGACGGTTCCACCATCACGTTCACCGCCAACGCGGCGGCCAACGGCTGGGTCCCCGAACCGGGATCGGAGGACCTGACCCTCAAGGGCGTCTTCACGACCGGTTCGTTCACGCTGTTCGACACGGCGGGCACGGTGACCACCTTCTCCAAGGTCGCCGCCGGTGCCACCACGTGGACCGTGACGAGTTCGCTGGCCGACGGCCTGGCCAACTCCACCACCAAGGTGGTCTCGGAGGCCGTCACCGTCGACGGCACGACCCGGGCCCGCCCCAAGCGCATCATCGCCTCCACCACCGCGACCACCCTGGCCTCCTGTGACGCGGATCCGTCGACGAAGGGCTGCCGGGTCCTGGAGTTCGTGTACGCCGGCACGACCACCGCCACGTCGTCGGCCTTCGGTGACGTGAAGGACCAGGTCTCGTCGATCAAGCTGTGGGCGACCGCCCCCGGCGCGGCCACATCGACCGCGACCCCCGTCGCCGCCTACGCCTACGACGACTCGGGACGACTCAGGAACACCTGGGACCCCCGAATCTCCCCGGCTTTGAAGACGGCCTACACCTACGACGGTGCCGGCCGGGTCGCGACACTCACCCCGCCCGGACAACTCCCCTGGACGTTCACCTACGGCCAGGCCGGCTCCAATCCGGCCTCCGGCGCCGGGATGCTGCTCAAGACGTCCCGCGCCACGCTGACGCCCGGCAGTGCCACCCAGACGAACGGCACGGCCGACACCAACGTGGTGTACGGCGTGCCGCTGAGCGGCAGCTCCGCCCCGAACGACCTCGGAGCCGCGGCCATCGCGTCCTGGGGCCAGACGGACGCCCCCACCGACGGGACAGCCGTCTTCCCCGCCGACCAGGTCCCGTCCGCCAACGACGGAGCCTCCCTCGGCGCGGGTGCCTACACGCGCGCCGCGGTCCACTACCTGGACGCCTCCGGCCGCGAGGTCGACGAGGCCACTCCGGGTGACCACATCGCGGTCACCGAGTACGACCAGTTCGGCAACACGGTCCGCGCGCTGACCGCCGCGAACCGGGAACTGGCACTCGGCACGACCACGGCGCAGAAGAGCCGGCTCGTCGACCTCGGCATCAACGCGCTCTCCTCCGCGGAGCGGGCGCATCTGCTGTCCAGCGCTTCGGTCTACGACGCCACCGGTACGAGGGAGACCGACGCCTACGGTCCGCTGCGGCAGATCACGCTGGCGGCCGACCTGGTCAGCGGATCCGTCACGGTCGCCGCGGCGGGCAGCCAGACCATGGCCCGCCAGCACACCGTCAAGGCGTACGACACCGGGCGTCCCACCGACGGCACCGCCGTCGTGAAGGACCAGGTCACGCGTCAGACCGACGGTGCGCAGCCGCGCTCCTGGCCCGACCTGCTCGCCGATCCCCGTGCGGTCGCCATCGGGTTCGACTGGGCCCTCGGGCAGCCCACCAGCGTGACCAACGACCCCGGCGGTCTGGCGATCACCACGACCACCGGGTACAACAGCCAGGGCCAGGTCATCAAGACCACCAAGCCGGCGTCCACCGGAACCGATGCCGGAACGACAATCGCCACGTACTACACGGGCGACGGCACCGGCCCCTGCGGTGGCAAGCCGGAATGGGCGGACGCACTGTGCCGCACCACGCCGGCCGGGGCCGTCACCGACGGCGGGACCAACCCGAGCCAGCTCCCGGAGAAGACCGTCGAGTACGGGCTCTTCGGACAGACCGCCAAGGTCACGGAGACGGCCAACAGCGTCACCCGCACCACCACGACGACCCCCGACGCCGCGGGCCGGCCCAAGACGGTCACCGTCGCTGGTGGCGTCGGCGCGGCCGTGCCCGTCACGACGCTGTCCTACGACAGTGCCACCGGGCTCCAGGACAAGCAGACGTCCACGGCCGGCGGCACCATCGCCAAGACGTACGACCAGCTCGGCCGTGAGATGTCCTACGCGGACGCCGACGGCGGGACCACCTCGACCCAGTACGACGCGCTGGACCGGCCCGCCAAGGTCACCGACAGCGTGCCGTCGACCACCACGTACACCTACGACACCGCCGTCGACCCCCGGGGTCTTGCCACGTCGGTCGCGGACTCGGTCGCGGGCACGCTCACCGCGCGCTACGACGCCGACGGCACCATGGTGAGCCAGGGTCTGCCCGGCGGCTTCACCATGAAGCAGGAGCAGGACCCGGCGGGAACACCCGTCACCCGTACCTACACCCGTGACAGCGACGGCACCGTGCTGGTGTCCGACAGCGTCACGTCCACGGTCCAGGGACAGGTCGCCACCCACACCGGCACCCCCGGCGTCACGGCTTCCCAGTCCTACTCCTACGACAAGGCCGGTCGGCTGACCCGTGTGCAGGACACGAGCACCGACGCCGTCTGTACCACCCGCTCCTACACCTTCGACAAGAACTCCAACCGCAAGACGCTGGCCTCCGCCACCGCGGCGGTCAACGCCGACTGCACCACCACCGGCGGTACCACCACCTCCTACAGCTACGACAGCGCCGACCGACAGGTGAACTCCGGCTACACCTACGACGCCCTCGGCCGCACCACCGCCCTGCCCGGGTCCACGGTCGCGTACTTCGCGAACGACCTCGCCCAGCAGCAGACCGCCGGAACTCAGCGCCAGACCTGGACGCTGGACTCCAACATGCGGTTCCGGTCCTGGACGAAGGAGACCAACAACGCGGGCACGTGGAGCCAGACCGAGGCGAAGACCAACCACTACGACTCCGACTCCGACAGCCCGCGGTGGATCGTCGAGAACAACACCAGCGGAGCCCTCACCCGTAATGTGAGCGGCCTCGACGGGAAACTCGCCGCCACTACCACCAAGACCGGCGGCACGGTCCTCCTGCTGGCCGACCTGCACGGCGACATCACCCTCGCCCTGCCGAGCGACATCGCCCAGGCTCCGACCGTCCTCGACGCGGATGAGTACGGCAACCCGCGTGCCGGACAGGTGGCCTCACGCTACGGCTGGCTCGGCGACGAGCAGCGCTCCGGCGAGACCCTCACCGGCCTCAGCCTCATGGGCGCCCGCCTGTACAACCCGGCCACCGGCCGCTTCCTCCAGACGGACCCGGTGACGGGTGGCAGCTGCAACGCCTACGACTACGTGTGCGGCGACCCCGTCAACATGGTCGACCTCGACGGAAGGATGGCCGCACTGGCCCTCGTCGGCGCCGCCGGACTCGGAGTGAGCGCCGGAACGGCACTCACCATCATCGGCGTCGCGGCCGTGGTGGCCATCATCGGACTCATCTGGTGGTACGGGAAGAGCTGGGCCATCCGCAAGGTCAAGTACCTGTGGAAGGAAGCCAAGAAGTCCGGCAAGGCCAAGGGCAACGACGTCCCCGACTTCGCGAAGGGGCAGCGCAGGCACTCCGGTGAATCGCTGGACCACGCGACGGACCGGGTGATGAAGCACGGCGGCTACCGTCCGCCGTACCAGAAGGGACCGAGATCCATCTACAACAAGGTGCGGAAGTACCTGTCCCGGAACTGA